One genomic region from Streptomyces sp. NBC_01431 encodes:
- a CDS encoding FadR/GntR family transcriptional regulator, producing MALTDDAIDKIKAMIVDGELAPGSRLPKEETLAGQLGLSRNSLREAVRALTAMRILITRQGDGTYVSSLEPHLLLESLSFAADVSQGHAALQLLQVRRLLEPQATGLATALLKPEDLQELRDILDRSRSASTAEEFVAHDIAFHLRIVEAVGNPVLSMLLEVLSTRTQRVRIVRGSQTSHALNNAHDDHEQILSALRSRDALLAVSAANVHITAVEQWLATSLTDAPLRTAEG from the coding sequence GTGGCACTGACCGACGATGCGATCGACAAGATCAAGGCAATGATCGTCGACGGCGAACTCGCGCCCGGCTCACGACTGCCCAAAGAAGAGACCCTCGCCGGGCAGCTCGGCCTGTCCCGGAACTCCCTGCGCGAGGCCGTCCGGGCGCTGACGGCGATGCGGATCCTGATCACCCGTCAGGGCGACGGTACGTACGTCTCCAGCCTGGAGCCCCATCTCCTGCTGGAAAGCCTCTCCTTCGCCGCCGACGTCTCCCAGGGCCACGCCGCTCTGCAACTGCTCCAGGTACGCCGGCTCCTTGAGCCGCAGGCGACCGGACTGGCCACCGCCCTGCTGAAGCCGGAGGACCTCCAGGAACTGCGCGACATCCTCGACCGGTCCCGGAGCGCCAGCACAGCCGAGGAGTTCGTCGCCCACGACATCGCCTTCCACCTCAGGATCGTCGAAGCGGTCGGCAACCCCGTACTGTCGATGCTGCTGGAAGTGCTCTCCACCCGCACGCAGCGGGTACGCATCGTCCGCGGCAGCCAGACCAGTCACGCCCTGAACAACGCTCACGACGACCACGAGCAGATCCTCAGCGCGCTCCGGTCACGCGACGCCCTGCTCGCCGTCTCCGCGGCGAACGTCCACATCACGGCGGTGGAGCAGTGGCTGGCCACCAGCCTGACCGACGCCCCGTTACGAACGGCCGAGGGCTGA
- a CDS encoding DUF6243 family protein, translating to MTVSKNINNPVGMGGGQRKRLSRAERQNNGPHRNLDRQGAADQKAELVRKMREKTGGAEGAGQTGDDTAQS from the coding sequence GTGACCGTGAGCAAGAACATCAACAACCCCGTGGGCATGGGCGGCGGCCAGCGCAAGAGGCTGTCCCGCGCCGAACGGCAGAACAACGGTCCGCACCGCAACCTCGACCGCCAGGGTGCCGCCGACCAGAAGGCGGAGCTGGTGCGCAAGATGCGCGAGAAGACTGGCGGAGCCGAGGGCGCCGGGCAGACGGGCGACGACACCGCACAGAGCTGA
- a CDS encoding purine-cytosine permease family protein: protein MSTEPGLAEVTAQETAQETAQKPESAAADQAVKETLEDYTLRFAPRSYRRWTPLVVATTALGGIAYMADFSIGAGIGLAHGTGNALLAIAVAAVVIFITGFPLAYYGARYNIDLDLITRGSGFGYYGSVLTSVIFASFTFIFFALEGSIMAQGLKLGLGLPLWLGYLVSTLMVIPLVIYGMKALSKLQVWTTPIWLLLMVGPLVYLVSTDPGTVDHFLAYAGTDGDGGVNTASVLLGAGVCLSLIAQIGEQIDYLRFMPPKTEANKRTWWTAVIMAGPGWVVLGALKQAIGVFLAVYILAEAGPSVAPEPIQQFKGAFDAMMPSWLVIPLAVALVVISQIKINVTNAYSGSLAWTNSFTRITKHYPGRMVFVLVNLGFALALMEADMFSFLNSILGFYSNCAIAWVVTVATDIGVNKYLLKLSPHAPEFRRGMLYAVNPVGVVAFVAASGLSIAMYFHALGDTLQPYSPVAAAAIALVLTPLMAIATKGKYYLRRTDDGMDEPMLDADGNPSAATYDCHVCHQPYERPDLAACATHDAVVCSLCLSTDTVGDHVLPAAPAIP from the coding sequence GTGAGCACCGAACCAGGATTGGCAGAAGTCACCGCTCAGGAAACCGCGCAGGAAACCGCGCAGAAGCCGGAGTCCGCCGCAGCCGACCAGGCGGTCAAGGAGACGCTGGAGGACTACACCCTCCGTTTCGCGCCCCGCAGCTATCGCCGCTGGACCCCCCTGGTCGTCGCCACAACCGCCCTCGGCGGTATCGCCTACATGGCCGACTTCTCCATCGGCGCCGGCATCGGCCTGGCCCACGGCACCGGCAACGCACTGCTCGCCATCGCCGTGGCGGCCGTCGTCATCTTCATCACCGGATTCCCGCTCGCGTATTACGGCGCCCGCTACAACATCGACCTGGACCTGATCACCAGGGGTTCCGGCTTCGGCTACTACGGATCGGTGCTGACCAGCGTCATCTTCGCCAGCTTCACCTTCATCTTCTTCGCCCTCGAAGGCTCGATCATGGCCCAGGGACTGAAACTGGGCCTCGGACTACCGCTCTGGCTGGGCTACCTCGTCTCCACCCTCATGGTCATCCCGCTCGTCATCTACGGCATGAAGGCGCTCAGCAAGCTCCAGGTGTGGACCACCCCGATCTGGCTGCTGCTGATGGTCGGCCCGCTGGTCTACCTCGTCTCCACCGACCCCGGCACCGTCGACCACTTCCTCGCCTACGCGGGCACCGACGGCGACGGCGGCGTCAACACCGCCTCCGTGCTGCTCGGCGCCGGCGTGTGCCTGTCGTTGATCGCCCAGATCGGTGAGCAGATCGACTACCTGCGCTTCATGCCGCCCAAGACCGAGGCCAACAAGCGCACTTGGTGGACCGCCGTCATCATGGCGGGGCCCGGCTGGGTGGTACTCGGCGCGCTCAAGCAGGCCATCGGCGTCTTCCTCGCCGTCTACATCCTGGCCGAGGCCGGCCCCTCCGTAGCACCCGAGCCGATCCAGCAGTTCAAAGGCGCCTTCGACGCGATGATGCCGTCCTGGCTGGTGATCCCGCTGGCCGTCGCCCTCGTCGTGATCAGCCAGATCAAGATCAATGTGACGAACGCCTACTCCGGCTCCCTCGCCTGGACCAACTCCTTCACCCGGATCACCAAGCACTACCCCGGCCGGATGGTCTTCGTCCTGGTCAACCTCGGCTTCGCCCTGGCCCTGATGGAAGCCGACATGTTCAGCTTCCTCAACAGCATCCTGGGCTTCTACTCCAACTGCGCCATCGCCTGGGTCGTCACCGTCGCCACCGACATCGGCGTCAACAAGTACCTGCTGAAGCTCTCTCCCCACGCCCCCGAGTTCCGCCGGGGCATGCTCTACGCCGTCAACCCGGTGGGCGTGGTCGCCTTCGTCGCAGCCTCCGGCCTGTCCATCGCCATGTACTTCCACGCCCTCGGCGACACCCTCCAGCCGTACTCCCCCGTAGCGGCCGCCGCCATCGCCTTGGTCCTCACCCCGCTGATGGCGATCGCCACCAAGGGCAAGTACTACCTTCGCCGTACCGACGACGGCATGGACGAGCCGATGCTCGACGCCGACGGCAACCCCAGCGCCGCGACCTACGACTGCCACGTCTGCCACCAGCCCTACGAGCGCCCCGACCTGGCGGCCTGCGCCACGCACGACGCGGTGGTCTGCTCGCTGTGCCTGAGCACCGACACGGTCGGCGACCACGTACTACCCGCCGCACCTGCCATCCCGTAG
- a CDS encoding MarR family winged helix-turn-helix transcriptional regulator: MTEHAQSPQGLADVDAVTRAVLTASRVLVAVSARSLAAVEDRVTLPQFRLLVVLSTHGTAKLVVLADLLGVNPSTAMRMMDRLIAAGLADRQVNPDNRRETLLRLTDDGRRLVEEVTARRRADIAAIVERLAPDQQSALVDALTAFAEAGGEPMAPDEASLYPLGWSDTQARRAI, translated from the coding sequence ATGACCGAGCACGCGCAGTCCCCTCAAGGCTTGGCCGATGTCGACGCGGTGACCCGCGCCGTACTCACCGCGTCCCGGGTACTGGTGGCCGTGTCGGCCCGTTCCCTCGCCGCGGTCGAGGACCGGGTGACGCTGCCGCAGTTCCGGTTGCTGGTCGTCCTGTCGACGCACGGCACCGCCAAACTCGTGGTCCTCGCCGACCTGCTCGGGGTGAATCCCTCGACCGCGATGCGCATGATGGACCGCCTCATCGCGGCGGGCCTCGCCGACCGTCAGGTCAACCCGGACAACCGGCGCGAGACGCTGCTCCGCCTCACCGACGACGGCCGCCGCCTCGTGGAAGAGGTCACCGCCCGGCGCCGCGCGGACATCGCCGCCATCGTGGAACGCCTCGCCCCCGACCAGCAGTCCGCTCTGGTGGACGCCCTGACGGCGTTCGCCGAGGCGGGCGGTGAGCCGATGGCCCCGGACGAGGCCTCGCTGTACCCGCTGGGCTGGTCCGACACCCAGGCTCGCCGGGCGATCTGA
- a CDS encoding SDR family oxidoreductase — protein sequence MIIVTGATGQLGRQIVERLLTRVPAARVGVSVRDPQKAQALAHQGVRVRQGSFTDAAGLAHAFEGASQVLIVSVDKMGEECVRQHRTAIEAAVAAGARRILYTSQMGAGATSHFQACRDHAATEETLRACGVPFTSLRNGFYATSAAHFLDPATTSGRLVLPADGPVAWTAHADLAEATAAILADEGRFDGPTPPLTGSQALTFDDIAAIATELTGRTMTRATAPDDEFREQLTGQGVPEEIAGQLLGIFAASRVGEFATVDPTLATLLGREPIALGTVLRELLSKD from the coding sequence GTGATCATCGTGACCGGAGCCACTGGACAACTGGGGCGTCAGATCGTCGAAAGGCTGCTCACGCGCGTGCCGGCGGCCCGAGTCGGTGTCAGTGTCCGCGACCCGCAGAAGGCGCAGGCGCTCGCCCACCAGGGAGTACGGGTACGGCAGGGCAGCTTCACCGACGCCGCGGGCCTGGCCCACGCCTTCGAGGGCGCCTCGCAGGTGCTCATCGTCTCCGTCGACAAAATGGGCGAAGAGTGCGTCAGGCAGCACCGCACCGCGATAGAAGCGGCCGTCGCGGCAGGCGCGCGTCGCATCCTCTACACCAGCCAGATGGGGGCCGGCGCGACATCGCATTTCCAGGCGTGCCGCGACCATGCCGCCACGGAGGAGACACTGCGCGCCTGTGGCGTGCCGTTCACCTCGCTGCGCAACGGCTTCTACGCCACCAGCGCGGCGCACTTCCTCGACCCCGCGACAACGTCCGGGCGGCTCGTACTCCCCGCGGACGGCCCGGTCGCCTGGACCGCGCACGCCGACCTCGCCGAGGCGACCGCCGCCATCCTGGCCGACGAAGGCCGCTTCGACGGCCCCACGCCGCCGCTCACGGGCAGCCAGGCGCTCACCTTCGACGACATCGCCGCAATCGCCACCGAGCTCACGGGCCGCACCATGACGAGGGCCACCGCCCCCGACGACGAGTTCCGGGAGCAGTTGACCGGCCAAGGCGTCCCCGAGGAGATAGCGGGCCAGTTGCTCGGCATCTTCGCCGCCAGCCGAGTCGGCGAGTTCGCCACCGTGGACCCGACACTGGCCACCCTGCTCGGCCGCGAACCCATCGCCCTGGGCACGGTGCTGCGCGAACTGCTGTCCAAAGACTGA
- a CDS encoding TetR/AcrR family transcriptional regulator codes for MASRSRGEDGTTAVKPDTPSPGREQTRQRVIEAAIDLLTRGGRDAVTTRAVADAAGLQPPAIYRLFGDKDGLLDAVAEHGFAAFIATKHIDPAPQDPIEDLRAGWDVAIEFGLANPALFTLMYAEPSRTKYSAAFKTGMEILMGRVRRLAAGGWLRVDEELAAQVIHATARGAVLTWLSLPQDRRNPALLTTLRESMVATVTNQQPAVRDSGPAGAARALRAALPEQTNLSSAEQHLLTEWLNRLAADG; via the coding sequence ATGGCATCACGTTCACGCGGTGAGGACGGCACCACCGCCGTCAAGCCCGACACCCCCTCTCCGGGCCGGGAGCAGACACGGCAGCGGGTCATCGAGGCCGCCATCGATCTGCTGACGCGCGGGGGTCGCGACGCGGTCACCACCCGTGCGGTCGCTGATGCGGCGGGTCTGCAACCACCGGCCATCTACCGGCTGTTCGGCGACAAGGACGGGCTGCTCGACGCGGTGGCCGAGCACGGTTTCGCCGCGTTCATCGCCACCAAGCACATCGACCCCGCCCCGCAGGACCCCATCGAGGACCTGCGAGCAGGCTGGGACGTCGCGATCGAGTTCGGTCTGGCCAACCCCGCGCTGTTCACGCTGATGTACGCCGAACCCAGCAGGACCAAGTACTCGGCCGCCTTCAAGACCGGCATGGAGATCCTGATGGGCCGCGTCCGGCGCCTCGCCGCCGGCGGCTGGCTCCGCGTGGACGAGGAACTCGCGGCCCAGGTCATCCACGCCACGGCACGCGGCGCGGTGCTCACCTGGCTGTCCCTGCCCCAGGACCGGCGCAACCCAGCCCTGTTGACCACCCTGCGGGAATCCATGGTCGCCACGGTCACCAACCAGCAGCCGGCCGTGCGGGACTCAGGCCCGGCCGGCGCCGCCCGCGCACTGCGCGCCGCGCTGCCCGAACAGACGAACCTCAGCAGCGCAGAGCAACACCTGCTGACGGAGTGGCTGAACCGCCTCGCCGCGGACGGTTGA
- a CDS encoding ROK family glucokinase: MTTYRDFALAHRGSARATVLRTVGTRERRSHLTAPRVPTVGIDIGGTKVMAGVVDADGNILEKLRTETPDKSKSPKVVEDTITELVLDLSDRHDVHAVGIGAAGWVDADRSTILFAPHLAWRNEPLRDALQARLAVPVMVDNDANTAAWAEWRFGAGRGEDHLVMITLGTGIGGAILEDGQVKRGKYGVAGEFGHMQVVPGGHRCACGNRGCWEQYSSGNALVREARELATADSPVAYNIIERVGGNIPEITGPLITELAREGDAMCVELLQDIGQWLGVGIANLAAALDPSCFVIGGGVSAADDLLIGPARDAFRRHLTGRGYRPEARIAKAQLGPEAGMVGAADLARLVARRFRRANRRRVERYERYAKVAEAVRRTGTTRTTQESD; this comes from the coding sequence ATGACCACGTACCGCGACTTCGCCCTAGCCCACCGGGGTTCCGCCCGAGCCACCGTGCTGCGCACCGTAGGCACCCGGGAACGCCGCTCGCACCTGACGGCCCCCCGGGTCCCCACCGTCGGCATCGACATCGGCGGCACGAAGGTGATGGCCGGCGTTGTGGACGCGGACGGCAACATCCTGGAGAAGCTCCGCACGGAGACTCCGGACAAGTCCAAGAGCCCCAAGGTCGTCGAGGACACCATCACCGAGCTCGTCCTCGACCTCTCCGACCGGCACGACGTGCACGCGGTCGGCATCGGCGCGGCCGGCTGGGTCGACGCCGACCGGTCCACCATCCTGTTCGCCCCGCACCTCGCCTGGCGCAACGAGCCGCTGCGCGACGCGCTCCAGGCCCGCCTCGCGGTCCCCGTGATGGTCGACAACGACGCCAACACGGCCGCCTGGGCCGAATGGCGCTTCGGCGCCGGACGCGGCGAGGACCACCTGGTGATGATCACGCTGGGCACCGGTATCGGCGGCGCGATCCTGGAGGACGGGCAGGTCAAGCGCGGCAAGTACGGGGTCGCCGGTGAGTTCGGCCACATGCAGGTCGTGCCCGGCGGACACCGCTGTGCCTGCGGAAACCGCGGCTGCTGGGAGCAGTACAGCTCCGGCAACGCCCTGGTCCGGGAGGCCCGCGAACTGGCGACCGCCGACTCTCCGGTGGCGTACAACATCATCGAACGCGTCGGCGGGAACATCCCGGAGATCACCGGCCCGCTCATCACCGAACTGGCCCGCGAGGGCGACGCGATGTGCGTCGAGCTGCTCCAGGACATCGGGCAGTGGCTGGGCGTCGGCATCGCCAACCTGGCGGCCGCCCTCGACCCGTCCTGCTTCGTGATCGGCGGCGGTGTCAGCGCCGCCGACGACCTCCTGATCGGGCCGGCACGGGACGCCTTCCGGCGTCACCTCACCGGCCGCGGATACCGCCCCGAGGCGAGGATCGCGAAGGCGCAGCTCGGCCCCGAGGCGGGTATGGTCGGCGCCGCCGACCTCGCCCGGCTGGTGGCCCGCCGCTTCCGCCGTGCCAACCGCCGCCGCGTCGAGCGGTACGAGCGGTACGCCAAGGTCGCCGAAGCCGTCCGCAGGACGGGCACCACCCGCACCACCCAGGAATCCGACTGA
- a CDS encoding ATP-binding cassette domain-containing protein produces MTDTPNTLTEAAATGTALVELDDVSKYYGNIRALEGVSLQVHAGEISCVLGDNGAGKSTLIKIIAGLHQHDGGAFRIDGEDVSLSNPREALDLGIATVYQDLAVVALMPVWRNFFLGSEPTKGKGPFKRLDVEKMRTTTRAELLRMGIDLRDVDQPIGTLSGGERQCVAIARAVYFGAKVLVLDEPTAALGVKQSGVVLKYVAAARDAGLGVVLITHNPHHAYLVGDRFVLLKRGAMTGSHLRADITLDELTRQMAGGSELEELSHELQRDTGPADPAGPTDGE; encoded by the coding sequence ATGACCGACACCCCGAACACCCTCACCGAAGCCGCGGCCACGGGTACGGCGCTCGTCGAGCTGGACGACGTCAGTAAGTACTACGGCAACATCCGCGCCCTCGAAGGGGTCTCCCTCCAGGTCCACGCGGGAGAGATCAGCTGCGTACTGGGGGACAACGGTGCGGGGAAGTCCACCCTCATCAAGATCATCGCGGGCCTGCACCAGCACGACGGCGGTGCATTCCGCATCGATGGCGAGGACGTCTCGCTGAGCAATCCGCGCGAGGCGCTGGACCTGGGGATCGCGACGGTCTACCAGGACCTCGCGGTGGTCGCGCTGATGCCGGTGTGGCGCAACTTCTTCCTCGGCTCCGAGCCCACCAAGGGCAAGGGCCCCTTCAAACGGCTCGACGTGGAGAAGATGCGGACCACCACCCGCGCCGAGCTCCTGCGCATGGGCATCGACCTGCGGGACGTGGACCAGCCGATCGGCACCCTGTCCGGCGGCGAGCGCCAGTGCGTCGCGATCGCGCGGGCCGTGTACTTCGGTGCGAAGGTCCTCGTGCTCGACGAGCCGACCGCCGCGCTCGGCGTGAAGCAGTCCGGGGTGGTCCTGAAGTACGTGGCGGCCGCCCGGGACGCTGGGCTCGGTGTGGTGCTCATCACCCACAACCCGCACCACGCCTACCTGGTCGGGGACCGCTTCGTACTGCTCAAGCGCGGTGCGATGACCGGCAGCCATCTGCGCGCCGACATCACCCTGGACGAACTCACCCGCCAGATGGCGGGCGGCAGCGAACTAGAAGAACTCAGCCACGAACTCCAGCGTGACACCGGGCCCGCCGACCCCGCCGGACCCACCGACGGCGAGTGA
- a CDS encoding ABC transporter permease — MTATDIVGDERLLRRSVWRKMLGRPELGSVVGAAAVFLFFSVAAGSFLQPSSLSTVLYAASTIGIMAVPVALLMIGGEFDLSAGVMVTTSALVSSMFSYQMTANVWVGVGVSLLVTLALGAFNGFMLTRTKLPSFIITLGTFLMLTGLNLGFTKLISGTVSTKSIADMEGFSSAKKLFASQLTIGSVDLKVTILWWLVLVAVATWILLRTRFGNWIFAVGGEADAARAVGVPVFRTKIGLYMGVAFAAWVSGQHLLFSFDVVQSGEGVGNELIYIIAAVIGGCLITGGYGSAIGSAVGAFIFGMTSKGIVYAEWNPDWFKFFLGAMLLLATLLNAWVRKRAEATA, encoded by the coding sequence ATGACGGCGACGGACATCGTCGGGGACGAGCGGTTGTTGCGCCGATCGGTGTGGCGCAAGATGCTGGGCCGGCCGGAGCTGGGCTCGGTGGTCGGCGCGGCGGCGGTGTTCCTGTTCTTCTCGGTCGCCGCCGGAAGCTTTCTGCAGCCCTCCAGTCTGTCGACCGTCCTGTACGCGGCGTCCACGATCGGGATCATGGCGGTGCCGGTGGCGCTGCTGATGATCGGCGGCGAGTTCGATCTGTCGGCCGGTGTCATGGTGACGACATCGGCTCTCGTCTCGTCGATGTTCAGCTACCAGATGACGGCCAACGTCTGGGTGGGAGTGGGAGTCTCCCTCCTCGTCACCCTGGCCCTCGGTGCCTTCAACGGGTTCATGCTGACCCGCACGAAGCTGCCGAGCTTCATCATCACCCTCGGTACGTTCCTGATGCTGACGGGCCTCAACCTCGGTTTCACCAAGCTGATCAGCGGGACGGTGTCCACGAAGTCGATCGCGGACATGGAGGGTTTCTCCTCGGCGAAGAAGCTGTTCGCCTCCCAGTTGACGATCGGCTCGGTCGACCTGAAGGTCACCATCCTGTGGTGGCTGGTTCTGGTGGCGGTGGCGACGTGGATCCTGCTGCGGACCCGGTTCGGGAACTGGATCTTCGCGGTCGGGGGTGAGGCGGACGCGGCCCGCGCGGTGGGCGTCCCGGTGTTCAGGACGAAGATCGGCCTCTATATGGGCGTCGCGTTCGCGGCGTGGGTGTCGGGCCAGCACCTGCTGTTCTCGTTCGACGTGGTGCAGTCCGGTGAGGGGGTCGGCAACGAGCTGATCTACATCATCGCGGCCGTCATCGGCGGCTGTCTGATCACGGGCGGCTACGGCTCGGCGATCGGATCGGCCGTCGGCGCGTTCATCTTCGGCATGACGAGCAAGGGCATCGTCTACGCGGAGTGGAACCCGGACTGGTTCAAGTTCTTCCTCGGAGCGATGCTCCTGCTGGCCACCCTGCTGAACGCGTGGGTGCGCAAGCGGGCGGAGGCGACAGCATGA
- a CDS encoding sugar ABC transporter substrate-binding protein — protein MGAVLAAVLGASLAGCSSTGGKRAEDARKSAQAQGRAAVNTPRWKIAMITHSGDGDTFWDIVQNGAKQAAVKDNIDFLYSHSDQGQQQAQFVQAAIDQKVDGIIVTLAKPDAMKDVVAKAEKAGIPVITVNSGSEKSKEFGALTHIGQDETIAGEAVGEELNKRGKKKALCVLHEQGNVGHEQRCAGTKKTFNGEVQNLYVTGTNMPDVQSSIEAKLQADPSIDSVVTLGAPFADTAYKAKQSAGSSAEIDTFDLNAKVATALQAGTLGFAVDQQPYLQGYEAVDLLWLYKYNADVLGGGLPVLTGPQIITKDQAAQLKAYTERGTR, from the coding sequence ATGGGCGCGGTGCTGGCAGCGGTGCTCGGAGCCTCCTTGGCGGGGTGCAGCAGCACGGGCGGCAAGCGCGCCGAGGACGCGCGGAAGTCCGCGCAGGCCCAGGGCAGGGCCGCGGTGAACACCCCACGCTGGAAGATCGCGATGATCACCCACTCGGGCGACGGCGACACCTTCTGGGACATCGTCCAGAACGGCGCCAAGCAGGCAGCCGTCAAGGACAACATCGACTTCCTGTACTCGCACAGCGACCAGGGCCAGCAGCAGGCACAGTTCGTGCAGGCGGCCATCGACCAGAAGGTCGACGGCATCATCGTCACGCTGGCGAAGCCGGACGCGATGAAGGACGTCGTCGCCAAGGCCGAGAAGGCCGGGATCCCGGTGATCACGGTGAACTCGGGCTCGGAGAAGTCCAAGGAGTTCGGCGCGCTCACCCACATCGGCCAGGACGAGACCATCGCGGGCGAGGCCGTCGGCGAGGAACTCAACAAGCGCGGCAAGAAGAAGGCGCTCTGCGTCCTGCACGAACAGGGCAACGTAGGCCACGAGCAGCGCTGCGCGGGAACGAAGAAGACCTTCAACGGTGAGGTCCAGAACCTCTACGTCACCGGCACCAACATGCCCGACGTCCAGTCCTCCATCGAGGCCAAGCTCCAGGCCGACCCCTCCATCGACTCCGTGGTCACGCTGGGCGCGCCCTTCGCGGACACGGCGTACAAGGCGAAGCAGTCGGCGGGCAGCTCCGCCGAGATCGACACCTTCGACCTGAACGCCAAGGTGGCCACGGCCCTTCAGGCCGGCACCCTCGGCTTCGCCGTCGACCAGCAGCCCTACCTCCAGGGGTACGAGGCGGTGGACCTGCTGTGGCTGTACAAGTACAACGCCGACGTGCTCGGCGGCGGTCTTCCGGTGCTGACCGGGCCGCAGATCATCACCAAGGACCAGGCCGCCCAGCTGAAGGCGTACACGGAGCGGGGGACGCGATGA
- a CDS encoding substrate-binding domain-containing protein has translation MRTPRTATTAAVVAAALALTVGGCSSSGGKASENAGSGAATGGKAVNTPRLKIAMVTHSGDGDTFWDIVQSGAKQAAAKDNVDFLYSHSDQGQQQAQLVQAAIDQKVDGIVVTLAKPEALKDVVKKAVDAGIPVVTINSGAEVSKAVGALSHIGQDEGVAGEAVGEELDKRGKKKVLCVIHEQGNVSLEQRCAGVKKTFGGSVENLNVDGTNTPASTSSIEAKLQSAKDIDAVVTLGAPIAAAAVKAKGDAASSAEIDTFDLNAAVVSQFKAKQIGFAVDQQPYLQGYLAVDELWLNKTNGDVIGGGKPVLTGPAIVTEKDVPALEKYTARGTR, from the coding sequence ATGCGCACACCCCGCACGGCGACCACGGCGGCCGTGGTCGCCGCCGCACTGGCACTCACGGTCGGCGGCTGCAGCAGCTCCGGGGGGAAGGCCTCCGAGAACGCCGGCTCCGGGGCCGCGACCGGCGGCAAGGCGGTGAACACACCACGCCTGAAGATCGCGATGGTGACGCATTCGGGCGACGGCGACACCTTCTGGGACATCGTGCAGAGCGGTGCGAAGCAGGCGGCCGCGAAGGACAACGTGGACTTCCTGTACTCGCACAGTGATCAGGGTCAGCAGCAGGCGCAGTTGGTGCAGGCGGCCATCGACCAGAAGGTCGACGGGATCGTGGTCACTCTCGCCAAGCCGGAGGCTCTGAAGGACGTCGTGAAGAAGGCCGTCGACGCGGGGATCCCGGTGGTGACGATCAACTCGGGTGCGGAGGTGTCCAAGGCGGTCGGCGCGTTGAGCCACATAGGCCAGGACGAGGGCGTGGCGGGCGAGGCGGTCGGTGAGGAGCTCGACAAGCGCGGCAAGAAGAAGGTGCTCTGCGTCATCCACGAGCAGGGCAACGTCTCCCTCGAACAGCGCTGTGCGGGGGTGAAGAAGACCTTCGGGGGCAGTGTCGAGAACCTGAACGTGGACGGCACCAACACGCCCGCGTCGACCTCGTCCATCGAGGCGAAGCTCCAGTCGGCCAAGGACATCGACGCGGTGGTGACGCTCGGCGCGCCGATTGCGGCGGCCGCGGTGAAGGCCAAGGGTGACGCGGCCAGCTCGGCCGAGATCGACACGTTCGACCTGAACGCGGCCGTGGTCAGCCAGTTCAAGGCGAAGCAGATCGGCTTCGCCGTCGATCAACAGCCTTATCTCCAGGGCTATTTGGCGGTCGACGAGCTCTGGCTGAACAAGACCAACGGGGATGTGATCGGCGGCGGGAAGCCGGTGCTGACCGGACCGGCGATCGTCACTGAGAAGGACGTCCCGGCGCTGGAGAAGTACACCGCCCGCGGCACCCGATGA
- a CDS encoding GntR family transcriptional regulator — MDRTSPVPLYFQLSQQLEAAIEKGILTPGSLLGNEIDLANRLGLSRPTVRQAIQALVDKGLLVRRRGVGTQVVHSQVKRPLELSSLFDDLEAAGQKPATTVLRNTFEPATAEVAAALGVPQGSDVHLVERLRYAHGEPMARLRNHLPTGLLPLDTDYLEGTGLYRLMRGAGITLHSARQTVGARAATAQEADLLTETEGAPLLTMQRTTFDDTGRAVEFGSHIYRASRYSFEFQLLVRP, encoded by the coding sequence GTGGACCGCACCAGCCCGGTCCCGCTCTACTTCCAGCTGTCGCAGCAGCTGGAGGCGGCCATCGAGAAGGGAATCCTCACGCCCGGCAGCCTCCTCGGCAACGAGATCGACCTCGCCAACCGGCTCGGCCTGTCCCGACCCACCGTCCGCCAGGCGATCCAGGCGCTGGTCGACAAGGGGCTCCTGGTCCGCCGCCGCGGGGTGGGCACCCAGGTCGTGCACAGCCAGGTCAAGCGCCCGCTGGAACTGAGCAGCCTCTTCGACGACCTGGAGGCGGCCGGCCAGAAGCCCGCCACCACCGTCCTTCGCAACACCTTCGAGCCGGCCACCGCCGAGGTCGCCGCCGCCCTCGGCGTGCCCCAGGGCAGCGACGTACACCTGGTGGAGCGGCTGCGGTACGCGCACGGCGAGCCCATGGCGCGGCTGCGCAACCACCTGCCGACCGGGCTGCTCCCGCTGGACACCGACTATCTGGAGGGCACCGGGCTCTACCGGCTGATGCGGGGTGCGGGCATCACGCTGCACAGTGCCCGGCAGACCGTCGGTGCGCGGGCGGCCACCGCGCAGGAGGCCGACCTGCTGACCGAGACCGAGGGGGCGCCGCTGCTGACCATGCAGCGCACCACCTTCGACGACACGGGCCGGGCGGTCGAGTTCGGCTCGCACATCTACCGGGCCTCGCGGTACTCCTTCGAGTTCCAGCTGCTGGTGCGCCCGTGA